A genomic window from Streptomyces broussonetiae includes:
- a CDS encoding OmpA family protein — protein sequence MTVSRLALGLTAVTLLLATTQAHADDNPTQPPDTAPSAGASVKIDPTDPDLKLPEGATLAAPKVLDIKSVVEDQSGDERREDTNADVTFALQAEVLFSKDSAKLSDDAKARIATIADEIRKQNATQIRVFGFTDNLGSSGHGIILSKQRADAVQAVLDQDLNDPNVTFEVRGYGEQFPIADNSTEEGRRKNRRVEVTFPRTQG from the coding sequence GTGACCGTCTCCCGCCTCGCGCTCGGCCTCACCGCCGTCACGCTCCTGCTCGCCACCACCCAGGCCCACGCCGACGACAACCCCACCCAACCCCCCGACACGGCACCCTCCGCCGGTGCCTCCGTGAAGATCGACCCCACCGACCCGGATCTCAAGCTCCCCGAAGGTGCCACTCTCGCCGCGCCCAAGGTGCTGGACATCAAGTCGGTCGTGGAGGACCAGAGCGGGGACGAACGCCGCGAGGACACCAACGCGGACGTGACCTTCGCCCTCCAGGCCGAGGTGCTGTTCAGCAAGGACAGCGCGAAACTGAGCGACGACGCCAAGGCCCGCATCGCCACCATCGCCGACGAGATCAGGAAGCAGAACGCGACCCAGATCCGCGTCTTCGGCTTCACCGACAACCTCGGCTCGTCCGGGCACGGCATCATCCTGTCCAAACAGCGCGCCGACGCCGTCCAGGCCGTCCTGGACCAGGACCTGAACGACCCGAACGTCACCTTCGAGGTCCGTGGCTACGGCGAGCAGTTCCCGATCGCCGACAACTCCACCGAAGAGGGGCGCAGGAAGAACCGGCGCGTCGAGGTCACCTTCCCCCGCACCCAGGGGTGA
- a CDS encoding DUF192 domain-containing protein: MGRGRWRDGRGRLVVGAGSGEPVTTVPLEIAASYRARTKGLLGRDALDGAMLLTPASGVHTFGMRMPIDVAYLNRRLTVVTVRTMKPGRLGLPRLRARHVLEAAAGTMTEWGLRAGVRVAVEREGGEGAGGDGAA, from the coding sequence ATGGGACGAGGGCGCTGGCGGGACGGACGGGGCAGGCTGGTCGTGGGGGCGGGCTCCGGCGAGCCGGTCACGACCGTCCCTTTGGAGATCGCGGCCTCGTACCGGGCCCGGACGAAGGGGCTGCTGGGCCGGGACGCGTTGGACGGGGCGATGCTGCTGACACCGGCGAGCGGGGTGCACACCTTCGGGATGCGCATGCCGATCGACGTCGCCTATCTGAACCGCCGGCTGACCGTCGTCACCGTGCGCACGATGAAGCCCGGCCGCCTGGGCCTGCCCCGGCTGCGTGCCCGGCACGTCCTGGAGGCGGCCGCGGGGACGATGACCGAGTGGGGGCTGCGGGCGGGAGTGCGGGTGGCCGTGGAGCGGGAGGGCGGGGAGGGTGCCGGGGGCGACGGGGCTGCCTAG
- a CDS encoding methyltransferase domain-containing protein: MTGNRSFEDLVAEGVAVPTEGWDFSWFEGRATEERPSWGYAVSAGERLARARAALDIQTGGGEVLDFALGRAEPARPVSTAATEGWPPNAARATALLRSRGVVVVTAADDAPLPFSDGAFDLVLSRHPVRPYWDEIARVLCPGGTYFAQHVGPASVFELVEYFLGPQPAEVRSGRDPGRERAEAEAAGLEIVALRAQRLRMEFHDIAAVVHFLRKVVWMVPDFTVQAYEPQLRALHERIEQEGPFVAHSARHLFDVRKPVRGA, encoded by the coding sequence ATGACAGGGAACCGTTCCTTCGAGGACCTCGTGGCCGAGGGTGTCGCCGTACCGACCGAGGGGTGGGACTTCTCGTGGTTCGAGGGGCGGGCCACCGAGGAGCGGCCGTCGTGGGGGTACGCCGTGTCCGCGGGGGAGCGGCTGGCCCGGGCCCGGGCGGCGCTCGACATCCAGACCGGCGGCGGTGAGGTGCTGGACTTCGCACTGGGCAGGGCCGAGCCGGCCCGCCCGGTGTCCACCGCCGCGACGGAGGGCTGGCCGCCGAACGCGGCCAGGGCCACCGCCCTGCTGCGGTCGCGCGGGGTCGTGGTCGTCACCGCTGCGGACGATGCGCCGCTGCCCTTCTCGGACGGGGCCTTCGACCTGGTGCTCAGCCGCCATCCGGTGCGCCCCTACTGGGACGAGATCGCCCGGGTGCTGTGCCCCGGCGGCACGTATTTCGCCCAGCACGTCGGGCCGGCCAGCGTCTTCGAACTGGTCGAGTACTTCCTCGGACCGCAGCCGGCCGAGGTGCGCTCCGGCCGGGATCCCGGGCGCGAGCGGGCCGAGGCCGAGGCGGCGGGCCTGGAGATCGTCGCGCTGCGGGCGCAGCGGCTGCGGATGGAGTTCCACGACATCGCCGCCGTTGTCCATTTCCTGCGCAAGGTGGTGTGGATGGTCCCGGACTTCACGGTGCAGGCGTACGAGCCCCAACTCCGCGCGCTGCACGAGCGGATCGAACAGGAGGGCCCCTTCGTCGCGCACAGCGCCCGGCACCTCTTCGATGTCCGTAAGCCGGTGCGCGGAGCGTGA
- a CDS encoding isoprenyl transferase, with product MNLRDNLRSLLVRLYARRVEGHLDHTQVPKHIGVIMDGNRRWAKASGSTTVHGHRVGAEKIEEFLGWCTETDVEVVTLWLLSTDNFDRPQDELVPLLGIIEDVVRTLAADGRWRVHHVGTPDLLPGPMRMALKEAEEATAHVDGIVVNVAIGYGGRQEIADAVRSMMLDAHDRGVSMEDLADSVDVDMIGRHLYTSAQPDPDLVIRTSGEQRLSGFMLWQTAHSEYYFCEVFWPAFRKVDFLRALRDYAARHRRYGG from the coding sequence GTGAACCTGCGCGACAACCTGCGCAGCCTGCTCGTCAGGCTCTACGCACGCCGGGTGGAAGGTCACCTGGACCACACTCAGGTGCCCAAGCACATCGGCGTCATCATGGACGGCAACCGCCGCTGGGCGAAGGCGTCCGGCTCCACCACCGTCCACGGCCACCGCGTCGGTGCCGAGAAGATCGAGGAGTTCCTCGGCTGGTGCACGGAGACGGACGTCGAGGTCGTCACTCTGTGGCTGCTGTCCACGGACAACTTCGACCGTCCCCAGGACGAACTCGTCCCCCTGCTCGGCATCATCGAGGACGTGGTCCGCACCCTCGCCGCCGACGGCCGCTGGCGTGTGCACCACGTCGGCACGCCCGACCTGCTGCCGGGCCCGATGAGGATGGCACTGAAGGAGGCCGAGGAGGCCACCGCCCACGTCGACGGAATAGTGGTCAACGTGGCCATCGGATACGGCGGCCGGCAGGAGATCGCCGACGCCGTGCGCTCCATGATGCTCGACGCGCACGACCGGGGTGTGTCGATGGAGGACCTCGCCGACTCCGTCGACGTCGACATGATCGGCCGTCACCTCTACACCAGCGCCCAGCCCGACCCGGACCTCGTCATCCGCACCAGCGGCGAACAGCGGCTGTCCGGATTCATGCTCTGGCAGACCGCGCACTCGGAGTACTACTTCTGCGAGGTGTTCTGGCCGGCGTTCCGCAAGGTCGACTTCCTGCGTGCGCTGCGCGACTACGCCGCACGTCACCGCCGCTACGGCGGCTGA
- a CDS encoding PhoH family protein: protein MVTSTKRHKPDRRTYVLDTSVLLADPNALTRFDEHEVVLPIVVVTELEAKRHHPELGYFARQALRLLDDYRVKHGRLDAPIPIGELGGTVRVELNHSDPSVLPTGYRLGDNDSRILAVARNLQAEGYDVTVVSKDLPLRIKASSVGLLAEEYRAELAITENSGWTGMTDVTLPGEQVDVLFEEGHVYVPEVSGLPVHTGLTIQSERGKALGRVTAEGNVRLVRGDREAFGIKGRSAEQRIALDLLLDPDVGIVSMGGRAGTGKSALALCAGLEAVLERRQHQKVMVFRPLYAVGGQELGYLPGTEAEKMSPWAQAVFDTLSAVTSRDVIEEVTARGMLEVLPLTHIRGRSLHDAFVIVDEAQSLERNVLLTVLSRIGANSRVVLTHDVAQRDNLRVGRYDGVVAVVEKLKGHPLFAHVTLTRSERSQIAALVTEMLEEGHV from the coding sequence GTGGTGACCAGCACAAAGCGCCACAAGCCAGACCGGCGCACCTATGTTCTCGACACCAGCGTCCTGCTGGCCGACCCGAACGCCCTGACCCGCTTCGACGAGCACGAGGTCGTGCTTCCGATCGTCGTGGTCACGGAGTTGGAGGCCAAGCGGCACCATCCCGAACTCGGCTACTTCGCCCGCCAGGCCCTGCGCCTGCTGGACGACTACCGGGTGAAGCACGGTCGCCTCGACGCCCCCATCCCGATCGGGGAACTGGGCGGGACGGTCCGGGTCGAGCTCAACCACTCGGACCCCAGCGTGCTGCCCACCGGCTACCGCCTGGGGGACAACGACTCACGCATCCTCGCGGTGGCCCGCAACCTGCAGGCCGAGGGGTACGACGTCACCGTCGTGTCGAAGGACCTGCCGCTGCGGATCAAGGCGTCCTCGGTCGGGCTGCTCGCCGAGGAGTACCGGGCCGAACTCGCCATCACGGAGAACTCCGGCTGGACCGGGATGACCGATGTCACCCTGCCGGGCGAGCAGGTGGACGTCCTCTTCGAGGAAGGACACGTGTACGTACCGGAGGTCTCCGGCCTTCCGGTGCACACTGGCCTGACCATCCAGTCCGAGCGCGGCAAGGCGCTCGGCCGGGTCACCGCGGAGGGCAACGTCCGTCTGGTGCGCGGCGATCGGGAGGCGTTCGGCATCAAGGGCCGCAGCGCCGAGCAGCGCATCGCGCTCGATCTGCTGCTCGACCCGGACGTGGGCATCGTCTCGATGGGCGGCCGGGCCGGCACCGGCAAGTCGGCGCTGGCGCTGTGCGCGGGCCTGGAGGCGGTCCTGGAGCGCCGCCAGCACCAGAAGGTGATGGTCTTCCGGCCGCTGTACGCCGTCGGCGGGCAGGAGTTGGGCTATCTGCCCGGCACCGAGGCGGAGAAGATGAGCCCGTGGGCACAGGCCGTCTTCGACACGCTCTCGGCGGTCACCAGCCGCGACGTCATCGAGGAGGTCACCGCGCGCGGCATGCTCGAGGTGCTGCCGCTCACCCACATCCGAGGCCGCTCGCTGCACGACGCGTTCGTGATCGTGGACGAGGCGCAGTCGCTGGAACGGAACGTCCTGCTGACCGTTCTGTCCCGGATCGGCGCCAATTCGCGGGTCGTTCTGACCCATGATGTGGCGCAAAGGGACAATCTGCGGGTCGGCCGTTACGACGGCGTGGTGGCCGTCGTGGAGAAGCTGAAGGGGCATCCGCTCTTCGCCCACGTCACGCTGACCCGGTCCGAGAGGTCCCAGATCGCCGCCCTTGTGACCGAAATGCTCGAAGAGGGCCACGTCTGA
- a CDS encoding aggregation-promoting factor C-terminal-like domain-containing protein: protein MSRISVRGFAVASATAVTAVGSVVGVASGSVAQNNNDAEATAADTTLLADIPAGQQAQVQSASLTQQADAQAIAADASAKKDAEEAARKAAAETAYAKKEAAQKAAEEAKQRAETKAAASRSGDSSDATFPVQSSYTVAQVQAIARQIVPAGQFQCFSNIVDHESTWNYQAVNASSGAYGLVQALPAGKMASAGADWQTNPATQIKWGLNYMNQRYGSPCDAWSYWQANGNY from the coding sequence GTGAGCCGGATTTCGGTCCGGGGATTCGCAGTGGCTTCGGCCACCGCGGTCACCGCCGTCGGGAGCGTCGTCGGAGTTGCCTCGGGCAGCGTCGCGCAGAACAACAACGACGCCGAGGCGACGGCAGCCGACACCACGCTCCTCGCAGACATACCCGCGGGTCAGCAGGCACAGGTCCAGTCCGCGTCGCTGACGCAGCAGGCCGACGCCCAGGCCATCGCCGCGGACGCGAGCGCCAAGAAGGATGCCGAGGAGGCGGCCCGCAAGGCAGCCGCCGAGACCGCGTACGCGAAGAAGGAAGCCGCCCAGAAGGCGGCGGAGGAGGCCAAGCAGCGCGCCGAGACGAAGGCGGCGGCCAGCCGCAGCGGCGACAGCAGCGACGCCACCTTCCCGGTGCAGTCCTCGTACACGGTGGCGCAGGTCCAGGCCATCGCGCGACAGATCGTGCCGGCCGGCCAGTTCCAGTGCTTCAGCAACATCGTGGACCACGAGTCCACGTGGAACTACCAGGCGGTCAACGCCTCCTCCGGCGCCTACGGCCTTGTCCAGGCCCTGCCCGCCGGCAAGATGGCGTCCGCGGGTGCCGACTGGCAGACCAACCCGGCCACCCAGATCAAGTGGGGCCTGAACTACATGAACCAGCGGTACGGCAGCCCCTGTGACGCGTGGTCGTACTGGCAGGCGAACGGCAACTACTGA
- a CDS encoding AI-2E family transporter, with translation MSRVPGWLGRLGAGLTEMSERLDERRVEVEQSSDPLAAPAPPTPAPAAERPDTPVEPPPPVRETPPATRRSAPSAAPRPDPAEAVPWGVRVAAEAGWRLLVLAGTVWVLMRVISSVQLVVFAFVIALLVTALLQPTVARLTRRGVPRGIATALTAISGFVVIGLMGWFVTWQVMENIDTLSTQIQSGIDDLRNWLLKSPFHVTDKQINQIAKNLREAIGANTDQITSAGLEGVQVIVDFLTGLLLVFFSTLFLLYDGKRIWEWFLKLVPAAARPGVAGAGPRAWRTLTAYVRGTVLVALIDATFIGVGIYFLNVPMAVPLAVFIFLFSFIPLVGAVASGALAVIVALVTQGVFTAVMTLVVVLAVQQIEGHVLQPFILGRAVRVHPLAVVLTVAAGGMVAGIGGAVVAVPLVAVTNTVVGYLKQYSEELQQQKAPAPPAPASEPENTEDPVHAE, from the coding sequence ATGTCGCGAGTGCCAGGATGGCTCGGCCGACTGGGCGCCGGTCTCACCGAGATGAGCGAGCGCCTGGACGAGCGGCGCGTGGAGGTCGAGCAGAGCAGCGACCCGCTCGCCGCGCCCGCACCTCCCACCCCGGCCCCCGCCGCCGAGAGGCCGGACACCCCTGTCGAGCCCCCGCCCCCCGTCCGTGAGACCCCGCCTGCCACCCGGCGGTCCGCACCGTCGGCCGCCCCCCGCCCCGACCCCGCCGAGGCCGTGCCCTGGGGCGTGCGGGTCGCCGCCGAGGCGGGCTGGCGGCTGCTGGTGCTCGCCGGCACGGTCTGGGTCCTGATGCGGGTCATCAGCTCGGTCCAGCTGGTGGTGTTCGCCTTCGTCATCGCCCTGCTCGTCACCGCGCTGCTCCAGCCGACCGTCGCCCGGCTCACCCGCCGCGGGGTGCCGCGCGGCATCGCCACCGCGCTCACCGCCATCAGCGGCTTCGTCGTCATAGGGCTGATGGGCTGGTTCGTGACCTGGCAGGTCATGGAGAACATCGACACGCTCTCCACCCAGATCCAGTCCGGCATCGACGACCTGCGCAACTGGCTGCTCAAGAGCCCGTTCCACGTCACCGACAAGCAGATCAACCAGATCGCCAAGAACCTCCGTGAGGCGATCGGCGCCAACACCGACCAGATAACGTCCGCCGGTCTGGAGGGCGTTCAGGTCATCGTCGACTTCCTCACCGGCCTGCTGCTGGTGTTCTTCTCGACGCTGTTCCTGCTCTACGACGGCAAACGCATCTGGGAGTGGTTCCTGAAGCTGGTGCCGGCCGCGGCCCGCCCGGGCGTGGCCGGCGCCGGCCCGCGCGCCTGGCGCACCCTGACCGCCTACGTCCGAGGCACGGTCCTGGTCGCCCTGATAGACGCCACCTTCATCGGCGTCGGCATCTACTTCCTGAACGTGCCCATGGCCGTCCCGCTGGCCGTCTTCATCTTCCTGTTCTCGTTCATCCCGCTCGTCGGCGCCGTCGCCTCCGGCGCGCTCGCCGTGATCGTGGCGCTGGTCACCCAGGGCGTGTTCACGGCCGTCATGACGCTCGTCGTGGTCCTCGCCGTCCAGCAGATCGAGGGCCATGTGCTCCAGCCGTTCATCCTCGGCCGCGCGGTGCGCGTCCACCCGCTGGCGGTCGTCCTCACCGTCGCGGCCGGCGGCATGGTGGCCGGCATCGGCGGCGCGGTGGTGGCCGTACCGCTGGTGGCGGTGACGAACACGGTGGTCGGATATCTGAAGCAGTACTCGGAAGAGCTGCAACAGCAGAAGGCTCCCGCCCCGCCCGCACCCGCATCCGAGCCGGAGAACACCGAAGACCCCGTCCACGCGGAGTGA
- a CDS encoding alkyl hydroperoxide reductase, producing MSLDSLKSRVPDYAKDLKLNLGSVIGNSGLPEQQLWGAVLATAIASRSPIVLRELEPEAKANLKPEAYQAAKSAAAIMAMNNVFYRTRHLLSDHEYGTLRAGLRMNVIGNPGVDKVDFELWSFAVSAINGCGMCLDSHEQVLRKAGVEREVIQEAFKIASVVQAVAVTLEAEAVLAE from the coding sequence ATGTCTCTCGACTCGCTCAAGTCCCGCGTCCCGGACTACGCCAAGGACCTGAAGCTCAACCTGGGCTCGGTCATCGGCAACTCCGGCCTGCCGGAGCAGCAGCTGTGGGGCGCGGTGCTGGCGACCGCCATCGCCTCCCGTTCCCCGATCGTGCTGCGTGAGCTGGAGCCGGAGGCGAAGGCGAACCTCAAGCCGGAGGCGTACCAGGCCGCCAAGTCGGCCGCCGCCATCATGGCGATGAACAACGTCTTCTACCGCACGCGCCACCTGCTGTCCGACCACGAGTACGGCACCCTGCGCGCGGGTCTGCGGATGAACGTCATCGGCAACCCCGGCGTGGACAAGGTCGACTTCGAGCTGTGGTCGTTCGCGGTCTCCGCGATCAACGGCTGTGGCATGTGCCTGGACTCGCACGAGCAGGTGCTGCGCAAGGCCGGTGTGGAGCGCGAGGTGATCCAGGAGGCGTTCAAGATCGCTTCCGTGGTGCAGGCTGTGGCCGTCACGCTGGAGGCCGAGGCGGTTCTCGCCGAGTAG
- a CDS encoding peroxiredoxin, translating to MLTVGDKFPEFELTACVSLEKGKEFEQIHHKSHEGKWLVVFAWPKDFTFVCPTEIAAFGKLNDEFADRDAQILGFSGDSEFVHHAWRKDHPDLTDLPFPMMADSKHELMRDLGIEGEDGFAQRAVFIVDPNREIQFTMVTAGSVGRNPKEVLRVLDALQTDELCPCNWSKGENTLDPVALLAGE from the coding sequence GTGCTCACTGTCGGTGACAAGTTCCCCGAGTTCGAACTGACCGCCTGCGTCTCGCTGGAGAAGGGCAAGGAGTTCGAGCAGATCCACCACAAGTCCCACGAGGGCAAGTGGCTGGTCGTGTTCGCATGGCCGAAGGACTTCACCTTCGTCTGCCCGACCGAGATCGCCGCGTTCGGGAAGCTGAACGACGAGTTCGCCGACCGTGACGCCCAGATCCTCGGCTTCTCCGGTGACTCCGAGTTCGTCCACCACGCCTGGCGCAAGGACCACCCGGACCTGACCGACCTGCCGTTCCCGATGATGGCCGACTCCAAGCACGAGCTGATGCGCGACCTGGGCATCGAGGGCGAGGACGGCTTCGCGCAGCGCGCCGTCTTCATCGTCGACCCGAACCGCGAGATCCAGTTCACCATGGTCACCGCCGGTTCCGTGGGCCGTAACCCCAAGGAGGTCCTGCGGGTCCTGGACGCCCTGCAGACCGACGAGCTGTGCCCCTGCAACTGGAGCAAGGGTGAGAACACCCTGGACCCGGTCGCGCTGCTGGCTGGTGAGTGA
- a CDS encoding LysR substrate-binding domain-containing protein has translation MTISNGKRRQPSLAQLRAFAAVAEHLHFRDAAAAIGMSQPALSGAVSALEETLGVTLLERTTRKVLLSPAGERLAARAKAVLEAVGALLEEAEAVRAPFTGVLRLGVIPTVAPYLLPTVLRLVHQRYPQLDLQVHEEQTASLLDGLHSGRLDLLLLAVPLGVPGVVELPLFDEDFALVTPLDHWLGGREGIPREALKELNLLLLDEGHCLRDQALDICREAGREDAPVTTTAAGLSTLVQLVAGGLGCTLLPRTALKLETARSSQLLTGYFAEPAPSRRVALAMRAGAARSAEYEELAAALREALGALPVRVLDAS, from the coding sequence GTGACCATCAGTAACGGCAAGCGCAGGCAGCCGAGCCTCGCCCAGCTGCGTGCCTTCGCGGCCGTCGCCGAGCATCTGCACTTCCGCGACGCGGCCGCCGCGATCGGGATGAGCCAGCCCGCCCTGTCGGGTGCGGTCTCGGCGCTGGAGGAGACCCTCGGGGTGACCCTTCTGGAGCGTACGACGCGCAAGGTGCTGCTCTCGCCCGCCGGGGAGCGTCTGGCCGCACGGGCGAAGGCGGTGCTGGAGGCGGTCGGCGCGCTGCTGGAGGAGGCCGAGGCGGTCCGGGCGCCGTTCACGGGAGTCCTGCGCCTCGGGGTGATCCCGACCGTCGCGCCGTACCTGTTGCCCACCGTGCTGCGCCTCGTGCACCAGCGCTATCCGCAGCTCGATCTCCAGGTGCACGAGGAGCAGACCGCCAGCCTGCTCGACGGCCTGCACTCCGGCCGTCTGGACCTGCTGTTGCTGGCGGTCCCGCTCGGTGTGCCCGGAGTCGTCGAACTCCCCCTGTTCGACGAGGACTTCGCGCTCGTCACCCCGCTCGACCACTGGCTCGGCGGGCGCGAGGGCATCCCGCGCGAGGCGCTGAAGGAGCTGAATCTGCTGCTCCTGGACGAGGGCCACTGCCTGCGCGACCAGGCCCTGGACATCTGCCGGGAGGCCGGCCGCGAGGACGCGCCGGTCACCACGACGGCCGCCGGGCTTTCGACGCTGGTCCAGCTGGTGGCGGGCGGCCTCGGGTGCACGTTGCTGCCGCGCACCGCGCTCAAGCTGGAGACCGCCCGCAGCAGCCAGCTCCTGACCGGGTACTTCGCCGAGCCCGCCCCGAGCCGCCGGGTCGCTCTCGCGATGCGGGCGGGGGCGGCGCGCTCGGCGGAGTACGAGGAGCTGGCCGCGGCGTTGCGCGAGGCGCTGGGTGCGCTGCCGGTACGGGTGCTGGACGCGTCCTGA
- a CDS encoding ABC transporter permease — protein sequence MGVRFAFTGGREGWIRVLLTAVGVGLGVALLLLTTAIPNALGVRHSRDDARLDYTYGPKRPKAANTLLISDSDTTYHGDDVRGRLVEPEGPKAPLAPGLSKYPAPGEMVVSPALKKLLDSGDGRLLRERLPYRIVGTIGESGLIGSQELAYYAGAKSLAPRIDGYRTARITEFGRPTASSNTMDPVLILLVLVVFAVLLTPVAVFIATAVRFGGERRDRRLAALRLVGSDTRMTRRIAAGEALAGSLVGLVFGTVFFLLGRQLAGSVEIVGISVFPSYLNPTPALAALVAVAVPAAAVLVTLFALRGVVIEPLGVVRTAKPTRRRLWWRLLLPVGGLALLAPMIGQGRGHGDFNPYLVIGGVLLLLIGVTTLLPWIVEAVVARLGRGGLAWQLAVRRLQLSSGTAARMVNGIAVAVAGAIAMQMLFAGIQSEYTKNTGHDTTRAQMQVNLSRGVDFLPTAAKFSATKGVRKATALGSTDLGDQDWRRGPTTTVPLTVGTCDALREEARVTSCHDGDAFVARGASNDADVAKLVRPGRTLHINTTNGIGPGNDAPWTVPGRLKPATAITGPTGMRMSGVLLTPAAIPERLSRLLTGVVYVSVDRSVPDAQEHIRNTAARIDPLADTMLWSATERSKQFDSIRTGTFAGAICVLALIGTSLLVSQLEQLRERRKLLSSLVAFGTRRRTLSLSVLWQTAIPIGLGLLLATAVGLTLGAVLLQMAGVSVGVDWSSVLSMTAVGAAVVLTVTALSLPPLIRMMRPEGLRTE from the coding sequence ATGGGGGTCCGGTTCGCGTTCACCGGTGGGCGCGAGGGCTGGATCCGGGTGCTGCTGACGGCGGTCGGCGTCGGTCTGGGCGTGGCCCTGCTGCTGCTGACGACCGCGATCCCGAACGCACTCGGGGTACGGCACAGCCGCGACGACGCCCGCCTCGACTACACCTACGGTCCGAAGCGGCCGAAGGCCGCGAACACCCTGCTGATCTCCGACTCCGACACCACGTACCACGGCGACGACGTCCGTGGCCGGCTGGTGGAGCCCGAGGGTCCCAAGGCGCCGCTCGCCCCTGGTCTGTCGAAGTACCCGGCGCCGGGCGAGATGGTCGTCTCCCCCGCGCTGAAGAAGCTGCTCGACTCCGGTGACGGCAGACTGCTGCGCGAGCGGCTGCCGTACCGGATCGTCGGGACGATCGGCGAGAGCGGGCTCATCGGCTCACAGGAACTGGCCTACTACGCCGGTGCGAAGAGCCTCGCCCCGCGCATCGACGGATACCGGACGGCCCGGATCACCGAGTTCGGGCGTCCGACCGCGTCGTCGAACACGATGGACCCGGTCCTGATCCTGCTGGTGCTGGTCGTCTTCGCGGTGCTGCTGACGCCGGTCGCCGTGTTCATCGCCACCGCCGTACGGTTCGGCGGCGAGCGGCGCGACCGCCGGCTGGCCGCGCTGCGGCTGGTGGGCTCCGACACCCGGATGACCCGGCGGATCGCGGCGGGCGAGGCGCTCGCCGGATCGCTGGTCGGGCTGGTCTTCGGCACCGTCTTCTTCCTGCTCGGCCGGCAGCTCGCGGGCTCGGTCGAGATCGTGGGCATCAGCGTTTTCCCCAGCTATCTCAATCCCACGCCCGCGCTGGCCGCCCTGGTCGCGGTCGCCGTCCCGGCGGCGGCGGTGCTGGTCACTCTGTTCGCGCTGCGCGGAGTGGTCATCGAGCCGCTGGGTGTGGTCCGCACCGCCAAGCCCACCCGCCGTCGGCTGTGGTGGCGGCTGTTGCTGCCGGTGGGCGGCCTCGCGCTGCTCGCCCCGATGATCGGGCAGGGCCGCGGGCACGGCGACTTCAACCCGTATCTGGTGATCGGCGGCGTCCTGCTGCTGCTCATCGGTGTGACCACCCTGCTGCCGTGGATCGTCGAAGCGGTGGTCGCCCGGCTCGGCCGGGGCGGGCTCGCCTGGCAACTGGCCGTACGACGGCTGCAGCTGAGCAGCGGTACGGCGGCGCGCATGGTCAACGGGATCGCGGTCGCGGTGGCCGGGGCGATCGCGATGCAGATGCTGTTCGCCGGCATCCAGAGCGAATACACCAAGAACACCGGGCACGACACCACTCGCGCCCAGATGCAGGTCAACCTGTCGCGGGGCGTGGACTTCCTCCCGACCGCCGCGAAGTTCTCCGCGACCAAGGGGGTACGCAAGGCGACCGCGCTCGGCAGCACCGACCTGGGCGACCAGGACTGGCGGCGCGGGCCCACCACCACCGTCCCGCTGACGGTCGGCACCTGCGACGCGCTGCGCGAGGAGGCCCGGGTGACCTCCTGCCACGACGGGGACGCCTTCGTGGCCAGGGGCGCAAGCAACGACGCCGACGTGGCCAAGCTCGTCCGGCCGGGCCGCACGCTCCACATCAACACCACCAACGGCATCGGCCCGGGCAACGACGCCCCCTGGACCGTACCGGGCCGTCTGAAGCCGGCCACCGCGATCACCGGCCCGACCGGAATGCGGATGAGTGGTGTGCTGCTGACCCCGGCGGCCATACCCGAGCGGCTGAGCCGTCTGCTGACCGGGGTGGTCTATGTCTCGGTGGACAGGTCGGTGCCGGACGCGCAGGAGCACATCCGCAACACCGCCGCACGGATCGACCCGTTGGCGGACACGATGCTGTGGTCGGCCACCGAGCGGTCGAAGCAGTTCGACTCCATCCGCACCGGTACGTTCGCCGGCGCCATCTGTGTGCTGGCCCTGATCGGCACGAGCCTGCTGGTCTCTCAGCTGGAGCAGTTGCGCGAGCGCAGGAAGCTGCTGTCGTCGCTGGTCGCCTTCGGCACCCGACGGCGCACCCTGAGCCTGTCGGTGCTGTGGCAGACGGCGATCCCGATCGGCCTGGGCCTGCTGCTCGCCACGGCCGTCGGGCTCACCCTGGGCGCGGTGCTGCTGCAGATGGCGGGCGTGTCGGTGGGCGTGGACTGGTCGAGCGTGCTGTCGATGACCGCCGTCGGCGCGGCGGTGGTCCTCACGGTGACCGCGCTGAGCCTGCCGCCGCTGATCCGGATGATGCGCCCGGAGGGGCTGCGCACGGAGTAG